From Xenopus laevis strain J_2021 chromosome 7L, Xenopus_laevis_v10.1, whole genome shotgun sequence, one genomic window encodes:
- the LOC108696700 gene encoding POU domain, class 2, transcription factor 2 isoform X1 yields MFVPLSVPFLFQRAGSEHAWPFKSPLSVAGADEIRMSKPGHLSKLHTEGSVTDNERNGADSLHEVQQNKGSPFSLSPKMTDEECGDRSPSLPGTPVPPMPSAPPTPQAPPAPQQPPTSLPQTQLLLAGSQLAGLTALLPAQQQLLLQQAQLLAAAVQQSSAAVSASQSGSDSQTPPTSQQQPHQLALSQPIHLTAQDIQQLLQLQQLVLVPGHPLQSTPQFLLPQAGQGQQGLISAPNLFQLPQQNQGNLLSSQPRPSLPTQAVSRPGPQDTPLLSHSDPTSHPEEPNDLEELEQFARTFKQRRIKLGFTQGDVGLAMGKLYGNDFSQTTISRFEALNLSFKNMCKLKPLLQKWLSDAETMSVDSTLPSPNPLSSPGGGYDGLPGRRRKKRTSIETNVRYALEKSFIANQKPTSEEILVIAEQLKMEKEVIRVWFCNRRQKEKRIHPCSSTPLSPTQAKGSLFGAHMVSPQVSAPILTSQASSNLSTTVTTLPSAVGSLVHPRPPSNTAPPSATPPPSNSTSASPQSSTHSGLSLTGLSPSAGCLWQTNADCRPPQRPLYTTCRGTMLGVSAGLNPTLMAGNPLATIQALTSGGSLPLSGLDGSGGLVLAGSSSAHSLVSPPFFLNPGGLPLISSSLARIPSAGGTPSLSPSSTTSSVEAAVPTLQPSPGGSQNGGESE; encoded by the exons ATAATGAAAGGAATGGTGCAGATTCTCTACATGAg GTTCAGCAGAATAAAGGATCACCCTTCTCACTCTCTCCAAAG ATGACAGATGAAGAATGTGGGGACCGGTCACCCTCCCTACCTGGCACTCCTGTCCCTCCAATGCCCTCTGCCCCTCCTACTCCACAGGCTCCACCTGCCCCTCAGCAGCCCCCCACATCCCTTCCCCAAACACAGCTCCTCTTGGCTGGGAGTCAGCTTGCTGGG CTCACTGCTCTCCTCCCTGCACAGCAGCAGTTGCTTCTCCAGCAAGCTCAGCTTCTTGCCGCTGCTGTGCAGCAATCCAGTGCCGCCGTCAGTGCATCCCAGTCTGGGTCTGACTCACAGACCCCCCCCACCAGTCAACAACAACCTCACCAGCTCGCTCTGTCCCAGCCCATCCACCTCACTGCACAG GATATTCAACAGTTGCTACAATTACAGCAGTTGGTTCTAGTACCTGGTCATCCCTTACAGTCAACTCCACAGTTTCTTTTGCCCCAGGCCGGGCAGGGTCAACAAG GCTTGATATCTGCACCAAATCTCTTCCAGCTACCTCAGCAAAATCAGGGGAACCTTCTGTCGAGTCAGCCCAGGCCCAGTCTCCCCACTCAG GCCGTATCCCGACCTGGCCCACAGGATACTCCTCTCCTGTCTCACTCTGATCCAACATCTCATCCTGAAGAGCCTAATGATCTAGAAGAGCTGGAACAGTTTGCTAGAACCTTCAAACAGCGTAGGATTAAACTGGGCTTCACTCAG GGTGATGTAGGCCTGGCTATGGGAAAGCTTTATGGAAATGATTTTTCTCAGACCACCATTTCACGTTTTGAGGCGCTTAACCTGAGTTTTAAGAATATGTGCAAACTGAAACCACTGCTGCAGAAATGGCTGAGTGATGCAG AAACCATGTCTGTGGATAGCACTCTCCCCAGTCCCAATCCTCTGAGCAGCCCTGGAGGAGGATATGATGGGCTCCCAGGCCGCAGACGCAAGAAACGCACCAGCATTGAGACCAATGTGCGATATGCACTGGAGAAAAGCTTTATTGCG AACCAGAAACCTACCTCTGAGGAGATCCTTGTGATTGCTGAGCAGCTGAAAATGGAGAAGGAGGTGATCCGTGTGTGGTTCTGTAACCGCCGACAGAAGGAGAAACGCATACACCCCTGTAGCAGCACACCACTTAGCCCCACGCAGGCCAAGGGGTCGTTGTTTGGAGCACACAtg GTGTCACCCCAGGTGTCTGCCCCAATCCTCACTTCACAGGCTTCCAGTAACCTCAGCACAACAG TGACTACCTTACCTTCTGCAGTGGGGTCTCTTGTTCACCCACGCCCACCCTCAAACACAGCACCACCATCTGCCACCCCTCCTCCAAGCAACAGCACAAGCGCGAGTCCCCAGAGCAGCACCCATTCCGGTCTCAGCCTGACAGGACTGAGTCCAAGTGCTGG ATGTCTATGGCAAACTAATGCAGACTGTAGGCCTCCACAACGACCGCTCTACACAACTTGTAG GGGAACAATGCTCGGGGTCAGCGCAGGGTTAAACCCGACCCTCATGGCGGGAAACCCACTGGCCACCATACAAG CTCTGACCAGTGGTGGCTCTCTGCCTCTCTCCGGACTTGATGGCAGTGGTGGCCTTGTTCTAGCTGGCAGTTCCAGTGCCCACAGCCTGGTGAGCCCTCCATTCTTCCTGAACCCTGGGGGTCTCCCCCTCATCAGCTCAAGCCTGGCACGCATACCTTCTGCTGGTGGAACCCCTAGCCTCTCTCCTTCTTCTACCACATCCTCTGTAGAGGCAGCTGTCCCCACCCTCCAGCCCAGCCCTGGAGGCTCCCAGAATGGTGGGGAAAGTGAGTGA
- the LOC108696700 gene encoding POU domain, class 2, transcription factor 2 isoform X2: protein MFVPLSVPFLFQRAGSEHAWPFKSPLSVAGADEIRMSKPGHLSKLHTEGSVTDNERNGADSLHEVQQNKGSPFSLSPKMTDEECGDRSPSLPGTPVPPMPSAPPTPQAPPAPQQPPTSLPQTQLLLAGSQLAGLTALLPAQQQLLLQQAQLLAAAVQQSSAAVSASQSGSDSQTPPTSQQQPHQLALSQPIHLTAQDIQQLLQLQQLVLVPGHPLQSTPQFLLPQAGQGQQGLISAPNLFQLPQQNQGNLLSSQPRPSLPTQAVSRPGPQDTPLLSHSDPTSHPEEPNDLEELEQFARTFKQRRIKLGFTQGDVGLAMGKLYGNDFSQTTISRFEALNLSFKNMCKLKPLLQKWLSDAETMSVDSTLPSPNPLSSPGGGYDGLPGRRRKKRTSIETNVRYALEKSFIANQKPTSEEILVIAEQLKMEKEVIRVWFCNRRQKEKRIHPCSSTPLSPTQAKGSLFGAHMVSPQVSAPILTSQASSNLSTTVTTLPSAVGSLVHPRPPSNTAPPSATPPPSNSTSASPQSSTHSGLSLTGLSPSAGGTMLGVSAGLNPTLMAGNPLATIQALTSGGSLPLSGLDGSGGLVLAGSSSAHSLVSPPFFLNPGGLPLISSSLARIPSAGGTPSLSPSSTTSSVEAAVPTLQPSPGGSQNGGESE, encoded by the exons ATAATGAAAGGAATGGTGCAGATTCTCTACATGAg GTTCAGCAGAATAAAGGATCACCCTTCTCACTCTCTCCAAAG ATGACAGATGAAGAATGTGGGGACCGGTCACCCTCCCTACCTGGCACTCCTGTCCCTCCAATGCCCTCTGCCCCTCCTACTCCACAGGCTCCACCTGCCCCTCAGCAGCCCCCCACATCCCTTCCCCAAACACAGCTCCTCTTGGCTGGGAGTCAGCTTGCTGGG CTCACTGCTCTCCTCCCTGCACAGCAGCAGTTGCTTCTCCAGCAAGCTCAGCTTCTTGCCGCTGCTGTGCAGCAATCCAGTGCCGCCGTCAGTGCATCCCAGTCTGGGTCTGACTCACAGACCCCCCCCACCAGTCAACAACAACCTCACCAGCTCGCTCTGTCCCAGCCCATCCACCTCACTGCACAG GATATTCAACAGTTGCTACAATTACAGCAGTTGGTTCTAGTACCTGGTCATCCCTTACAGTCAACTCCACAGTTTCTTTTGCCCCAGGCCGGGCAGGGTCAACAAG GCTTGATATCTGCACCAAATCTCTTCCAGCTACCTCAGCAAAATCAGGGGAACCTTCTGTCGAGTCAGCCCAGGCCCAGTCTCCCCACTCAG GCCGTATCCCGACCTGGCCCACAGGATACTCCTCTCCTGTCTCACTCTGATCCAACATCTCATCCTGAAGAGCCTAATGATCTAGAAGAGCTGGAACAGTTTGCTAGAACCTTCAAACAGCGTAGGATTAAACTGGGCTTCACTCAG GGTGATGTAGGCCTGGCTATGGGAAAGCTTTATGGAAATGATTTTTCTCAGACCACCATTTCACGTTTTGAGGCGCTTAACCTGAGTTTTAAGAATATGTGCAAACTGAAACCACTGCTGCAGAAATGGCTGAGTGATGCAG AAACCATGTCTGTGGATAGCACTCTCCCCAGTCCCAATCCTCTGAGCAGCCCTGGAGGAGGATATGATGGGCTCCCAGGCCGCAGACGCAAGAAACGCACCAGCATTGAGACCAATGTGCGATATGCACTGGAGAAAAGCTTTATTGCG AACCAGAAACCTACCTCTGAGGAGATCCTTGTGATTGCTGAGCAGCTGAAAATGGAGAAGGAGGTGATCCGTGTGTGGTTCTGTAACCGCCGACAGAAGGAGAAACGCATACACCCCTGTAGCAGCACACCACTTAGCCCCACGCAGGCCAAGGGGTCGTTGTTTGGAGCACACAtg GTGTCACCCCAGGTGTCTGCCCCAATCCTCACTTCACAGGCTTCCAGTAACCTCAGCACAACAG TGACTACCTTACCTTCTGCAGTGGGGTCTCTTGTTCACCCACGCCCACCCTCAAACACAGCACCACCATCTGCCACCCCTCCTCCAAGCAACAGCACAAGCGCGAGTCCCCAGAGCAGCACCCATTCCGGTCTCAGCCTGACAGGACTGAGTCCAAGTGCTGG GGGAACAATGCTCGGGGTCAGCGCAGGGTTAAACCCGACCCTCATGGCGGGAAACCCACTGGCCACCATACAAG CTCTGACCAGTGGTGGCTCTCTGCCTCTCTCCGGACTTGATGGCAGTGGTGGCCTTGTTCTAGCTGGCAGTTCCAGTGCCCACAGCCTGGTGAGCCCTCCATTCTTCCTGAACCCTGGGGGTCTCCCCCTCATCAGCTCAAGCCTGGCACGCATACCTTCTGCTGGTGGAACCCCTAGCCTCTCTCCTTCTTCTACCACATCCTCTGTAGAGGCAGCTGTCCCCACCCTCCAGCCCAGCCCTGGAGGCTCCCAGAATGGTGGGGAAAGTGAGTGA
- the LOC108696700 gene encoding POU domain, class 2, transcription factor 2 isoform X3, whose protein sequence is MVISNPWVTEIRMSKPGHLSKLHTEGSVTDNERNGADSLHEVQQNKGSPFSLSPKMTDEECGDRSPSLPGTPVPPMPSAPPTPQAPPAPQQPPTSLPQTQLLLAGSQLAGLTALLPAQQQLLLQQAQLLAAAVQQSSAAVSASQSGSDSQTPPTSQQQPHQLALSQPIHLTAQDIQQLLQLQQLVLVPGHPLQSTPQFLLPQAGQGQQGLISAPNLFQLPQQNQGNLLSSQPRPSLPTQAVSRPGPQDTPLLSHSDPTSHPEEPNDLEELEQFARTFKQRRIKLGFTQGDVGLAMGKLYGNDFSQTTISRFEALNLSFKNMCKLKPLLQKWLSDAETMSVDSTLPSPNPLSSPGGGYDGLPGRRRKKRTSIETNVRYALEKSFIANQKPTSEEILVIAEQLKMEKEVIRVWFCNRRQKEKRIHPCSSTPLSPTQAKGSLFGAHMVSPQVSAPILTSQASSNLSTTVTTLPSAVGSLVHPRPPSNTAPPSATPPPSNSTSASPQSSTHSGLSLTGLSPSAGCLWQTNADCRPPQRPLYTTCRGTMLGVSAGLNPTLMAGNPLATIQALTSGGSLPLSGLDGSGGLVLAGSSSAHSLVSPPFFLNPGGLPLISSSLARIPSAGGTPSLSPSSTTSSVEAAVPTLQPSPGGSQNGGESE, encoded by the exons ATAATGAAAGGAATGGTGCAGATTCTCTACATGAg GTTCAGCAGAATAAAGGATCACCCTTCTCACTCTCTCCAAAG ATGACAGATGAAGAATGTGGGGACCGGTCACCCTCCCTACCTGGCACTCCTGTCCCTCCAATGCCCTCTGCCCCTCCTACTCCACAGGCTCCACCTGCCCCTCAGCAGCCCCCCACATCCCTTCCCCAAACACAGCTCCTCTTGGCTGGGAGTCAGCTTGCTGGG CTCACTGCTCTCCTCCCTGCACAGCAGCAGTTGCTTCTCCAGCAAGCTCAGCTTCTTGCCGCTGCTGTGCAGCAATCCAGTGCCGCCGTCAGTGCATCCCAGTCTGGGTCTGACTCACAGACCCCCCCCACCAGTCAACAACAACCTCACCAGCTCGCTCTGTCCCAGCCCATCCACCTCACTGCACAG GATATTCAACAGTTGCTACAATTACAGCAGTTGGTTCTAGTACCTGGTCATCCCTTACAGTCAACTCCACAGTTTCTTTTGCCCCAGGCCGGGCAGGGTCAACAAG GCTTGATATCTGCACCAAATCTCTTCCAGCTACCTCAGCAAAATCAGGGGAACCTTCTGTCGAGTCAGCCCAGGCCCAGTCTCCCCACTCAG GCCGTATCCCGACCTGGCCCACAGGATACTCCTCTCCTGTCTCACTCTGATCCAACATCTCATCCTGAAGAGCCTAATGATCTAGAAGAGCTGGAACAGTTTGCTAGAACCTTCAAACAGCGTAGGATTAAACTGGGCTTCACTCAG GGTGATGTAGGCCTGGCTATGGGAAAGCTTTATGGAAATGATTTTTCTCAGACCACCATTTCACGTTTTGAGGCGCTTAACCTGAGTTTTAAGAATATGTGCAAACTGAAACCACTGCTGCAGAAATGGCTGAGTGATGCAG AAACCATGTCTGTGGATAGCACTCTCCCCAGTCCCAATCCTCTGAGCAGCCCTGGAGGAGGATATGATGGGCTCCCAGGCCGCAGACGCAAGAAACGCACCAGCATTGAGACCAATGTGCGATATGCACTGGAGAAAAGCTTTATTGCG AACCAGAAACCTACCTCTGAGGAGATCCTTGTGATTGCTGAGCAGCTGAAAATGGAGAAGGAGGTGATCCGTGTGTGGTTCTGTAACCGCCGACAGAAGGAGAAACGCATACACCCCTGTAGCAGCACACCACTTAGCCCCACGCAGGCCAAGGGGTCGTTGTTTGGAGCACACAtg GTGTCACCCCAGGTGTCTGCCCCAATCCTCACTTCACAGGCTTCCAGTAACCTCAGCACAACAG TGACTACCTTACCTTCTGCAGTGGGGTCTCTTGTTCACCCACGCCCACCCTCAAACACAGCACCACCATCTGCCACCCCTCCTCCAAGCAACAGCACAAGCGCGAGTCCCCAGAGCAGCACCCATTCCGGTCTCAGCCTGACAGGACTGAGTCCAAGTGCTGG ATGTCTATGGCAAACTAATGCAGACTGTAGGCCTCCACAACGACCGCTCTACACAACTTGTAG GGGAACAATGCTCGGGGTCAGCGCAGGGTTAAACCCGACCCTCATGGCGGGAAACCCACTGGCCACCATACAAG CTCTGACCAGTGGTGGCTCTCTGCCTCTCTCCGGACTTGATGGCAGTGGTGGCCTTGTTCTAGCTGGCAGTTCCAGTGCCCACAGCCTGGTGAGCCCTCCATTCTTCCTGAACCCTGGGGGTCTCCCCCTCATCAGCTCAAGCCTGGCACGCATACCTTCTGCTGGTGGAACCCCTAGCCTCTCTCCTTCTTCTACCACATCCTCTGTAGAGGCAGCTGTCCCCACCCTCCAGCCCAGCCCTGGAGGCTCCCAGAATGGTGGGGAAAGTGAGTGA
- the LOC108696700 gene encoding POU domain, class 2, transcription factor 2 isoform X4, translating into MFVPLSVPFLFQRAGSEHAWPFKSPLSVAGADEIRMSKPGHLSKLHTEGSVTDNERNGADSLHEVQQNKGSPFSLSPKMTDEECGDRSPSLPGTPVPPMPSAPPTPQAPPAPQQPPTSLPQTQLLLAGSQLAGLTALLPAQQQLLLQQAQLLAAAVQQSSAAVSASQSGSDSQTPPTSQQQPHQLALSQPIHLTAQDIQQLLQLQQLVLVPGHPLQSTPQFLLPQAGQGQQGLISAPNLFQLPQQNQGNLLSSQPRPSLPTQAVSRPGPQDTPLLSHSDPTSHPEEPNDLEELEQFARTFKQRRIKLGFTQGDVGLAMGKLYGNDFSQTTISRFEALNLSFKNMCKLKPLLQKWLSDAETMSVDSTLPSPNPLSSPGGGYDGLPGRRRKKRTSIETNVRYALEKSFIANQKPTSEEILVIAEQLKMEKEVIRVWFCNRRQKEKRIHPCSSTPLSPTQAKGSLFGAHMVSPQVSAPILTSQASSNLSTTVTTLPSAVGSLVHPRPPSNTAPPSATPPPSNSTSASPQSSTHSGLSLTGLSPSAGSDQWWLSASLRT; encoded by the exons ATAATGAAAGGAATGGTGCAGATTCTCTACATGAg GTTCAGCAGAATAAAGGATCACCCTTCTCACTCTCTCCAAAG ATGACAGATGAAGAATGTGGGGACCGGTCACCCTCCCTACCTGGCACTCCTGTCCCTCCAATGCCCTCTGCCCCTCCTACTCCACAGGCTCCACCTGCCCCTCAGCAGCCCCCCACATCCCTTCCCCAAACACAGCTCCTCTTGGCTGGGAGTCAGCTTGCTGGG CTCACTGCTCTCCTCCCTGCACAGCAGCAGTTGCTTCTCCAGCAAGCTCAGCTTCTTGCCGCTGCTGTGCAGCAATCCAGTGCCGCCGTCAGTGCATCCCAGTCTGGGTCTGACTCACAGACCCCCCCCACCAGTCAACAACAACCTCACCAGCTCGCTCTGTCCCAGCCCATCCACCTCACTGCACAG GATATTCAACAGTTGCTACAATTACAGCAGTTGGTTCTAGTACCTGGTCATCCCTTACAGTCAACTCCACAGTTTCTTTTGCCCCAGGCCGGGCAGGGTCAACAAG GCTTGATATCTGCACCAAATCTCTTCCAGCTACCTCAGCAAAATCAGGGGAACCTTCTGTCGAGTCAGCCCAGGCCCAGTCTCCCCACTCAG GCCGTATCCCGACCTGGCCCACAGGATACTCCTCTCCTGTCTCACTCTGATCCAACATCTCATCCTGAAGAGCCTAATGATCTAGAAGAGCTGGAACAGTTTGCTAGAACCTTCAAACAGCGTAGGATTAAACTGGGCTTCACTCAG GGTGATGTAGGCCTGGCTATGGGAAAGCTTTATGGAAATGATTTTTCTCAGACCACCATTTCACGTTTTGAGGCGCTTAACCTGAGTTTTAAGAATATGTGCAAACTGAAACCACTGCTGCAGAAATGGCTGAGTGATGCAG AAACCATGTCTGTGGATAGCACTCTCCCCAGTCCCAATCCTCTGAGCAGCCCTGGAGGAGGATATGATGGGCTCCCAGGCCGCAGACGCAAGAAACGCACCAGCATTGAGACCAATGTGCGATATGCACTGGAGAAAAGCTTTATTGCG AACCAGAAACCTACCTCTGAGGAGATCCTTGTGATTGCTGAGCAGCTGAAAATGGAGAAGGAGGTGATCCGTGTGTGGTTCTGTAACCGCCGACAGAAGGAGAAACGCATACACCCCTGTAGCAGCACACCACTTAGCCCCACGCAGGCCAAGGGGTCGTTGTTTGGAGCACACAtg GTGTCACCCCAGGTGTCTGCCCCAATCCTCACTTCACAGGCTTCCAGTAACCTCAGCACAACAG TGACTACCTTACCTTCTGCAGTGGGGTCTCTTGTTCACCCACGCCCACCCTCAAACACAGCACCACCATCTGCCACCCCTCCTCCAAGCAACAGCACAAGCGCGAGTCCCCAGAGCAGCACCCATTCCGGTCTCAGCCTGACAGGACTGAGTCCAAGTGCTGG CTCTGACCAGTGGTGGCTCTCTGCCTCTCTCCGGACTTGA